ATCTGCGAGATATTGCCAAAATGGAGGCAGATGAGGTTGACTGGTACATGGAGCCTGTGAGTCCTGCTGAGGTAGCTAATTGGGCAATTCACGCTACAAGTAGCTTGTTTGAGACCAGTAATCTGGTGTTGCAGCAAGCGATCGATCCCAACTTGCCCGATGTGTTAGGGGATCAAAATCGCCTAATCCAAGTCATGATTAACTTGATTTCTAATGCCGTCAAATTTACAGCCCAAGGAACAATCACTGTGCAAGTAGCGTTAGACAGTAATCCTTCTAGCGGCACATCAGTACGGTCAACTACTACTGAAGCTAACAGCAGACCAACGATCGTCTTTTCTGTTACTGACACAGGCATCGGCATCGCCCCAGAAGATCGCCACAAGGTGTTTGAGCGGTTTCAGCAACTAGGTGATATGCTTACCGATAAGCCCAAGGGCACTGGGTTAGGATTGGCAATTTGTAAGCAAATCGTTGAGCGCCATGGTGGTCACATCTGGGTAGAAAGTGAGGTGGGTGTAGGCAGCACCTTTGCCTTTGCGTTACCGGCAATTTCTCCTGAAACCCAACCAGCGACGATTGTCAGTATCGACGAGTTAATCAAACAACTGCGACAACAGGGCTATTAATACAGGGCTATTAATTAAGTGTCCGAATTGTTGACTTAAAGAGACAACTAGTACTGTAAGAGACAATCAGGACAATCTAGCGAGCCAAGTCCCCTAACGAGGGGTGTTTACACTTAGTCATCTGTTTCCTCTTACCTCTTACTAGCGATGCCTTTCAACGCTGCCCTGGCTACTTCAGCAGTTATGTACAGCCTTTAGGGTAATTTACCTCTGGGAGTTGTCCAGCCCGAAAGCGAACAATGCGTCGTCCATCAGTTTCAAAAATCAAGCGATAGTTGCTATCAGATTCAGCTTGGGGCACGATCGTGAAATACCGTCCACCGGGAATATCATCGTGAGGTGTTACCCGTGCCTCAGGATAGAGGGTGCGTAAGCGAGACTCAAAGTCCCCAATGCGAGCACCGCTCGTGGTCATCACTAGACTATTGCTCCAAACATCAATCCGTGCAATGCGGTCTTGCTGTTTATCGGGCTGCTCGTCACGGGAATTTATCACCATAAAGCCAACCCCACGCACAGTTCGAGACGGAACGACATAGTAACAAGCTGTGTTACGAGGTTGTCCAGATTGCACGAGCAAACTCATCTGGGCTGCTTTCTCGGCGGCGGCAACGGTCATTCCGACCTGTATAGGGCCAAAACTGTTAATGTTGACACGAGATTGCTCCGTCAACTGCATCTGAGCCGTCGTGGGTGCGATCGCTACCCCTGTAACGATAGTAGTGACAGTCACCAAGGCAAGAGATAGCCAAAGCACTAACCCCCGCTGTAGTTGGTGCAT
The nucleotide sequence above comes from Cyanobacteriota bacterium. Encoded proteins:
- a CDS encoding ATP-binding protein, whose translation is LRDIAKMEADEVDWYMEPVSPAEVANWAIHATSSLFETSNLVLQQAIDPNLPDVLGDQNRLIQVMINLISNAVKFTAQGTITVQVALDSNPSSGTSVRSTTTEANSRPTIVFSVTDTGIGIAPEDRHKVFERFQQLGDMLTDKPKGTGLGLAICKQIVERHGGHIWVESEVGVGSTFAFALPAISPETQPATIVSIDELIKQLRQQGY